The DNA window AGCGACGACATCGAGTCGCGACTGGACGACGCACTCGAGGAACTCCAGGCGCGAAACGAGATCAGGTACAGCGGACGCCACGGCGGATACACCACTGTCGGTGATAACGATGGCGACTGATCCACGCGGCACCCAGGTTCCGGAGGAGGTAGAGGATCCGATCGAGTACTTCCTCGACGACCAGCGGTATCACGGCAAGAGCGAACGCACCCTCGAGGCCTACGACCGGGTGCTCCACGAGTTCGAGGCGTTCCTTCGAGAGCGATTCGACGGCGTCGAGGGTCCCCGTGACGCCGACCGCCGGGAGTGTATGGCCTGGATTCACTCCCTGCGGGGGGAGTTCGAACCGAGTACGATCGCCACCTACGCCTCCTACCTCAACCGCTTTTACGACTACATGAACCGCGTCGGCGTCTTCGAACACAACCCGATGGCGCTCGTCATGGAGGAGATGTCCGAATCGATCGACACCGATCCGACTCGACGGGACGTCTCCGTTCCCGAGATGCAGTCGTTCGTCGACTCAATCTCCCATCCCCTCGAGCGGGCCATCGTCGTCACACTGCTGAAGACGGGGATGCGTGTCGGCGAACTCTGCAACCTCGATCTGGAGGATCTACACCTCGAGACGCCCGAAATCGACCTCGAGTGGGAGCCACGCGTCCACCTGGATCGGCGGCCGGATTCGATCTTCGTCTCCTCGGAGCCTGCCCGCGGGAAGAGCGTCAACGACGAGGTACGGACCGCCTCGAACAAGCGAAAGCGCGACACGGTGGTTCCCGTCGATGACGAACTCCAGTGGGCACTGATCGAGTGGCTCGCGATCCGGCCGGACGCGGTCTCTCCGGCCCAACCTCTGTTTCTCGACACCGGCGAGTCGTGGGGACAGCGCCTCGAGCCGTCGGACGTCCGCTACATCGTCAAGAAACACGCTCGAGAGCGGGGATGGTACCGAACTGGCGGCGGTACGACCGAGAACGTCACGCCCCACTACTTCCGGCACTTCTTCACGACGCACCTCCGGGATCGAACCGGTGACCGCGGTATCGTCCAGTATCTCCGCGGAGACGTCGCGAGCGATGTGATCGACACCTACACGCACAACTGGGGCGACCGGGTTCGGGATACGTATCTCGAGTGTATCTACTCGGTGACCGAGTAGTAGTATCGATCGAATTCGCTCATTTCGCCCCCTCTGGAGCTTCTATTCTGCTCTCAGTGCGTATTACTCGTGCTCGACCGCCACCTTGTAAACTGTATATCGCTATAGCTATGGTGGTTCTATCGACGGGTTTTCTCCAGTCACAATCCAGATTCAGAAATCGGCCCGCGAACGGGGCAGTACCTGTATTTTCCCGTCCTGCAAAAGAACTGGTCGGTCAGTCCGTTCGGATCGACCGACCTGTCGTGCTTCCTCGATCCCCGGTCTCGTTCGAGAACGCGACGATACCTAGACTGCCTCGTCACGCGACCCGACCGCGTCAAAAATTTGGGGGACGAACCCTTCCGCGAGCGGTGACAGTTCGTACACGCGGCTCCCGCTGTCGCGGAACTTGCCAACGAGTCCGGCGTTCTCGAGTTCGTCGAGGTGGTGGTACAGGTCGTTCTGGCGTCGATCCAGCAAGTCGGCGAGTTCACCGCTTCGAATCTGTCCCTCCTCGGCGAGCAGATAGAGGATGGTAAACCGCGTGGGTTCACCCATCACCGACAGTCGGTTGGCCTCTCGGTCGAGGTCGAGTGCTCCCGCGAGCAGTTCCGATTCGACGCGTTCCCGTGCTTTCGTCCGGTCGTCGTGGGAAATCCCGCGATCGGTCATATGCACACGTTTCACCACGAAACTTCCTGAACTTAACCCCGATTAAGACACTACGACAACAGAAACGTTGATTGTAGACGGTGTCAGTAAAAATTCAGCCGTCGACGGCCAGTTCCGTCTCGAGATCCGCTCCGTTCAACAGCGACCGAACCGCGGCGACCGATTCCGTAACCTCCGGCGCGCTCTCGAGCAGCACGGTCTCACTCGGGAATAGCTGTTCGCCCAGCAGCAGGCCGTGTTCGCGGGCGGTCGAGCCGGTGACGGTGAGGTAGACGCCGAGTCCGGCGTCGGCGATGGCGGCTTCCTCCTCGCGGCCGTCTTCGGGATAGGAGAACTCGACGTCGTCTAACGTTCGCGTTCCGAGGACGGCACGGACCAGTCGTTCGTATCGCGGTTCGATACACAGCGGCCCCTCGTACCCCTCGAGGAAGTCACGGTCGATCGACTCGTTTGCTGGCGCAACCTCGGGCGTAGCCATCAGTGTGTGATAGACTGTATCTCCGAGTCCGGTCACGACGCGAACGTCGGTGTCGGCTGGATCGATCCGAGCGTTCATATCCGCAATCCTGTCGATCGGCTCGGGACGGAGTTCGACGACCTCCTCCAGGATCAGGTCGGCGCTATCGAACCCGAGCGCGAACTCGTGGGTTCGCAGCGCCCGAAACGGCTCCTCGCGGCCGACCAGCCGAATCCGTGTATCGTCGGGAACACCCGCGACGTCCTCGAGCGGGATCGTGACGCTGTCGAAGACGATCCGTCGTGGGTGGCCGGCGCGCGTGTCCCGGACGAGCGTGTACTCGGGTTCTGTCGGATCGTCGACGTCGCTGTACTCGGCGAGACGATGGTAGACGTCCTCGGCTGGCTCCTCGAGGTTTCCTTTCGTTCGTGCCTTCTCGTGACGAAGCGTCGAGGTGACGTCGTCTGCAAGCTCTGGCGCGTCGAGTCGACGTGCGAGCCGGTCCAGTACCGACTCGAGCGGTCGCCCTTTGCGCGGAACTGCGATCGGAATCGTCTCGCCCATCGATATCGACCGGGTCTCGACTGCGGACGGATAAACGAGTTGTGTTTCCACACGAATACGGCCGCGAATTACGTCGGCCGAGAGAAAAGCCGATTCAGTCGCCGGAGAACATCGAGCCGAGCTGGTCGCGCCACTCCCGGAGGTCCGTCACGTCCTCGCGGACGTCCTCGAGTTCGGATTCGATCTCCTCGACGTCGCTTTCGAGTGCCTCGAGTTCGTCCGTGACGTCTGTGACGTCGTCGACCTCCTCGCGGACGTCCTCGAGCCCGCTTTCGACGTCTTCGACGTCGTCCTCGAGCGATTCGACGTCGCCTGCCACGTCCTCGACATCCTCGAGGCCGTCTTCGACTTCTGCGGTCCGGTCTGCCAGGTCGTCGACCTCGTCGGTCACCGACTCGAGGTCGTCCTCGACGTCGTCGGTCCGATCGCCGATCTCGTCGACGTCGTCTTCGATATCGGTCGTCCAGTCGGTGAGCGTCTCGATTTCGTTCTCGGTGTCGTCGAGTCGCTCCTCCGTTTCGTCGACCTGTTCAGTCATCGACTCGAGGTCGTCCTCCAGCGAGGCCAGGTCCTCGCGGAACTCGTCGAGGATGTCGCTTGCGGTGCCGTTCTCGCTGATGAACTCCTCGAGTGCACCGGTGTAGGCGGCGACTTC is part of the Natronobacterium texcoconense genome and encodes:
- a CDS encoding tyrosine-type recombinase/integrase, which encodes MATDPRGTQVPEEVEDPIEYFLDDQRYHGKSERTLEAYDRVLHEFEAFLRERFDGVEGPRDADRRECMAWIHSLRGEFEPSTIATYASYLNRFYDYMNRVGVFEHNPMALVMEEMSESIDTDPTRRDVSVPEMQSFVDSISHPLERAIVVTLLKTGMRVGELCNLDLEDLHLETPEIDLEWEPRVHLDRRPDSIFVSSEPARGKSVNDEVRTASNKRKRDTVVPVDDELQWALIEWLAIRPDAVSPAQPLFLDTGESWGQRLEPSDVRYIVKKHARERGWYRTGGGTTENVTPHYFRHFFTTHLRDRTGDRGIVQYLRGDVASDVIDTYTHNWGDRVRDTYLECIYSVTE
- a CDS encoding ArsR/SmtB family transcription factor — encoded protein: MTDRGISHDDRTKARERVESELLAGALDLDREANRLSVMGEPTRFTILYLLAEEGQIRSGELADLLDRRQNDLYHHLDELENAGLVGKFRDSGSRVYELSPLAEGFVPQIFDAVGSRDEAV